The sequence below is a genomic window from Drosophila gunungcola strain Sukarami chromosome 2L unlocalized genomic scaffold, Dgunungcola_SK_2 000007F, whole genome shotgun sequence.
GTGCCACTCCCGAAGAGAACTACTTGCCGGACATCAGCGAGCGGCGGTCGAGAACGCGACCCGGAGATGCCACCATTCACTACTTGGAGGAATACCGGAAAGCGGTGGCCTCCGCCAACGAACCGAGCGAGGACGACGAAGAGGAACTGAACTCCATGGATGTACAGGAGGAGTACGACGAAATGGAGAACAGCATGCCCAAATATCTCATTTTTTCAACGGGTTCCAAAACGTTCACGCCCCACCAAATCGGGTTCAAGCGCATACGCAACGTATACTTTCCCAAAAAGCTGGATCCTGGCCCAAGTCTGAAGGAGAGAATTGCTGCGAAGCGGGCCGcggagcaacagcagcagcaaacgCCGCGCACCGATCCGGATTGGTGGAACTACGAGTCGGTCAAGGATAGGTTTGACAATGTGGACAAGGTGATAGATCTGCACGGGCACATCATTGGCATGGCTCTGAGCCCGGACCACCGCTACTTGTACGTGAATACACGCCCCTGGCCGAAAAACTACGTGATCACCAATCCCTTGGAGCCGCCGCCCATCGCCCAAGAGATCGACATCCACGTGATCGACCTCATGACCCTCAAGCGGGTGGGCAACATGCTGCGCGCCCACAAGGCCTACACGCCCAGCACAGAGTGCTTCTTCATCTTCCTGGACGTCTGCGAGGAGTATGTGGCCAGCGGGGCGGAGGATCAGCACGCCTACCTCTGGGACCGGTACTATGGCATCAGCCTGGCCAAATTCAAGCACTCGGACGTGGTCAACAGTGTGGCCTTCAATCCCCACGACTCGGAGATGCTGGTGACCACCAGCGACGATTACACAATCAAGGTAGGCCAAAAATCCATTGATCCATTGTGGCAGTGCCTAACGCAAGTACTCTCCCACAGGTCTGGCGTTCACGGGCAAAGGCAAAGGAGTTTAATATCCCCAATAACGTGAGCGAGTCATTCGAGCTCAAGCCCAAGAACTGAAGCTAGCCTCTGACTTGAAATCCCCAAGTGGTTCTTACTGCCCAAAAGTATCTTCTTTGTTAATCTAGGTACTTGCTGCTAGTTGCTTCTGTTGTTAACGGTTATAATTATACATATTGAAATTGGAGTACGCGCTACGAGCTGTCTGCTTGTTCAAAGTCAACTCTTCCGGCTGCTTTCTTCCCGTTGTCCGGAGACTCGACAGGCTCCACAGGTTCGGCTGGCGGGGGAGGATGGCTAGAGTTCGCAGCAGATGTCGATGGTGCGTCCGGACCTGGGGTTTCCCCGTGGTCGTGACTGTGCTTGGCGTTCCTCCTTCGCTTCTCGGGATGTCCAAAGCAGTGCTCGCAGTCCTCGTCGTCCTCCGAGGAACTCTCGTCGAACGCCAGGGGCTTCTTGTAAATGCAGCAGCCTAGAAAGAACGTGAACGCAAGTCAGCCATTGTCTTTGAAGGAGTAGCAGGGCTCACATTTGGACTTCTTGCGATTCAAATGCTCGTTGTCTATGACCCCGGCATGGAACACTACACGGCGCTCGTCCCGCGGATGTTCCAGGCGCAGTTGCAGTGTGGGTGTGGTTCGACCAGCCTCCGATGGAGTATTTGCATCCGCCTcgtcaattatttgagttgtCGTCCCGTTGGTTGCCTCATTGTTCTGCCTTTGGGCCATTTTCAACAAACAAATAGCAGATTTCTTAGTGTGAACGTATTAAATGTCTGACAGCTGAAAAATTTTCGTCCGCTCACACTAGACTAGGGCTTCTAAATTACGTTTTGGAGAATACCAATTTTTTCCACTGTAAGATCAGTGAAAGagcaatatttaatataatattgaaGGTTTCCAATACTTGgtcaataaaaaacaattcatggtttttttaatcaaagttAAAGTCAGATATGTTTAtctgaatattttatatatattttaattttgaaataaacataaaaaaagcttttatgAGTTTATAACAATTATAAATTGTCAAAAACAGCTTATGTCAAAGAGACAAGAAACAgtgatatttattattgaataCATTTACTTATAAGTGAGCCTAATAGTTTCTACTTTTTTTAGCTAAATTAGAGGAAAGACTTTGTGCACCagtcatatatatatattttaactaaaaactaaatttgacaatttttttatggaTAATGGACTGCTGTTCCCACTGTGCCACCActgtgcttttattttattaaattctatGGATTAGTGATTAAACGGTTTTCTGGGccttaaaaaatgcaaatcacgGTAAGGAACGCTTATTGCACCATCGAGGATTAAGTCGGAAATTTTTGGCACGGCAAAACCGTGAGGACTATCTTTGAATCGTGCTCTACTATTATATTCCTTGTTCGAAAAGCCGCGTTGAGGGTTCACCTCAATGAATGAACAGCTGATCTGTTGCACGAAGACCCCTGCTAAATCTAGGCCAGAGAATAAGTTGACGATCTGGCAACGTCGCGAACAAACGTCACATTTCAGCTGTCAGTCAGTCGTTCGGAAAATGGCTGCAATTGTgcgatttaatttgttaacaaAGTCGCAAATTGGTAAATAAACGCCGAATATTTTCCCAAATCCTCTGCCAAGTTGCTAAGTAGCATGTTCTGCATGAACCTTGCTATTGCCACAAGTGCTCCCAGCCTTGAAAACAATCTATTCCCTTGCCATcaaattatgtaatttttgcgcaaagcaaaacaaaagtccAGTTCAATGCgcaatttattgattttgccCCATGTGTGCCTTGCAGGTGCGGCTTTGCCGGTCAGCCTGCAGCTGCAGCGGTTCCAGAGCACCCAAGCCCCGCCCCCAGGAACTCCTCCGCCACAAACGAAGACCAAGTTCGGTCCGCTGGCGGACGAGGATCGCATCTTCACCAACCTATATGGACGTCACGATTGGAGGTTGAAGGGAGCCCTGAAGCGCGGCGACTGGTATAAGACCAAGGAGATTGTGCTGAAGGGTCCGGACTGGATCGTCAACGAGATCAAGACGTCTGGCCTGCGCGGCCGCGGAGGAGCTGGCTTCCCCAGCGGCATGAAGTGGTCCTTCATGAACAAGCCCGGCGATGGCCGCCCCAAGTACCTGGTGGTGAACGCTGATGAGGGTAAGCAAAAGGGGCTGTACACCCGAGGGGTTCGATTTGACTGATTTTGTGTTTACCCGCAGGAGAGCCGGGCACCTGCAAGGATCGCGAGATTATGCGCCACGATCCACACAAGCTGGTGGAGGGCTGTCTAATTGCTGGCCGGGCCATGGGCGCCCAGGCTGCCTACATCTACATTCGTGGCGAGTTCTACAACGAGGCCTCCAACATGCAACTGGCCATTGCCGAGGCCTACCAGGCTGGTCTCATTGGCAAGAACGCTTGCGGTACAGGCTACGACTTCGATGTCTTCATGCACCGAGGTGCAGGTGCTTACATTTGCGGCGAGGAAACCGCTTTGATCGAGTCGCTGGAGGGAAAGCAGGGAAAGCCGCGCTTGAAGCCCCCATTCCCCGCCGACGTTGGCGTCTTTGGCTGCCCCACCACGGTTACCAATGTGGAGACGGTAGCCGTGGCTCCGAGCATTTGTCGGCGGGGAGGTCCTTGGTTCGCCAGCTTTGGGCGCACTCGTAACTCGGGCACCAAGCTCTTCAACATTTCTGGCCATGTGAACAGGCCTTGCACTGTGGAGGAGGAAATGTCAATCCCGCTGAAAGAGTTAATTGAGCGCCACTGTGGAGGAGTAACTGGTGGATGGGATAATCTGCTAGGCGTCATTCCCGGCGGCTCTTCCACCCCCATCATACCTAAAAATGTCTGCGACGACGTAATCATGGACTTCGATGGCTTAATTGCCGCCCAGACATCGCTGGGTACTGCGGCTATCATCGTTATGGACAAGTCGACGGATGTCATCAAGGCTATCGCCAGGCTAATATCCTTTTACAAGCACGAGAGCTGCGGACAATGCACGCCCTGCCGAGAGGGAATCGGCTGGATGAACAAGATTATGACTCGGTAAATCCCCAGCATACCcctttataaaatcaaaatgaactactattttggtttctcGCTTTAGATTTGTCAAGGGTGACGCGCAACCCGCTGAGATCGATATGCTCTGGGAGATATCCAAACAAATTGAGGGACACACTATCTGCGCGCTTGGTGATGGTGCCGCTTGGCCAGTTCAGGGCCTTATCCGCCACTTCCGGCCCGAGATCGAGAAACGTATGCAACTGCATGCAAAGCGCGCCAGCAATTAAGATTCAAAGTTATAgctaattttattgatttcataAACCCGAGCGCGACTTGATGCATATAAAGTGAATAGTTCTCTAAACGATgtaattattttggtttttaatgtgtttgaTAACAACCGAAGTATACTCTAAAGCGTGGAAAGCGTGTCCTGGAATCATCAAAATGTCCCACTGGCAATGCAAAGTTTTATAAAGCAACAGCTAGAGTACCGCCCAATTGTCATAGGATTTCAATTACTTAAGAAGCTGAAATCAGTCAACATTAACCACATAGAATAAAACAATTACTAGAGTTTTTatatagtttgtttttttttcgatgaCGATTTTGTAAAGTACAAAACGATGATTATTTAAAGTTTCCTTAAGGTTTATAGCCACTAATTCCAAGGCGATAGCAGATGGTTAAAAAGATAGTACTATCATTTTTGAACTAAAAACATAAAGGTTGTTAACAGATGGTTGCCCTTAGGGAGCATGTGTATATTAAAGTCTAGAAAATTAGTAAAAGGTTGTCACTGAAATCAGTAAAATGAAACCCGATCAAAGTTAGATCCTTTGGTTGGTTTTTACATTCTGCAGCTTGAATTTCACTATACACCTTGTTCAGTTTACTGAacgatattaaaaatatttagaaaaagtGTATAAAGAATTAAGTCGAAGAATATGTATACAATACTAGATTTTATCCCTTTGTTTTGCTCACATAcacattcattttttttcttattcatttttgtatttaatcgtatattattatttatggttttttagGTATGTATTCGAGTTTAGGTTTAATTcgtttaaaagttttagatcgtttttagtttgattcgtttttcgtttgtttaaCTTGGCTCAAAGCGTTCACATATTGCTTATCTATGAGAAGGAACATAGTACAATATTTCAGCTTAAAAGACTAAACAACATTTCGAACAAGTCACTAGAAGGGTtttgtattttcatttattttgcttgtttttcatCAATAGATTTTTTCTCGTTGTAGGCAAGAGTTGCGACAGGATTCGGTTCCGTTTATTGAATAGCATCAGGCGCACAACATCGTGTAAATAAGCGTCAACTAACACTGCTATGTATGTTCGGTAGACTGTATTCTATATGACTCGTGTATATTTTGAATTCTGCAGAAGGTAACGCCAACTAGTTGCTTAGAGCTTTTGAAAAACATCTAGATAGTTCCGTTCGGTTGGAGGTTGGTTTGAGTTTGAGGCccggggtcaggggtcaggggtcgAAGTTCGGTATAAGAAAGTCCGGGACTTGGGGAGGGCGaaggtaaaaaatatatcatatatgcgtgtatataaatgtgtatatatgtatatcaaGTTTAGTTTAGTATCACACTAGTAGAGATAATGCGAAGAGGCCTGAGCTCTATACTGTTTCGGTGTCAGCTTGATCAGCTTGGGGTTGAAGGCCCCCAAGGCCGCCTCGTTGGTCGACGAGGGGGGCGGCGGGGCGGTGTGGGTCCGGAAGCGCGACCTCAGGAAGTTCTGCATGGAGCGCAGGCGGATGATGGGCGCGCAGGGAGATTGTCGAAGCGAGTTGTGGTTGAGCGCCCAGTAGATCACCGGACTGATGGCAGAGTAGAAGTAGCCTAAAAGGGTGCGTTGGTCAGCTGGTCAGTTGGTCATTGTCATTGGCTGGTTGTAGAGCCCTCGGCATCGAACTCACCCAGCAGGAGGCTGAAGTAGACGGAGGTCTGGCTGCAGTGCTGCTTGCTGCCCAAGCTCTTGTAGAAGATGCAGAAGACGTGAGGTGCCCAGCAGGCTATAAAGATAACTGCCGAGGCGATAAGCATGTTGGCCAGGTGCCGGCGCGACCGAAGTGTGGAGGTCTGAGGTAATGGTATTCCGGGAGTCGCAGGCCCCTTTCCCGACCGGTTGATGCGCTGTCGCTGCGAGTGGGCGCGAATCTCCCTCATGGCCCTGaatagaataataataaataatcacATAATTACAGTCTTAACTTTCATATCCGTAACGCTTAACGCAAATATTTCCTTTAATCTTTGAAACAAGATAAAGAAAACTCAACTTATATATGgttagatataaaaaaaaaattgtttttccgtTGAAAATTCGAAGTTACACTTTCATTTTAAAAGTCGTTTCAGAGTGCTTGGAAGTACAAGTACAAGTTTAATCgcgtttttctgaaaattgtgttttcaaagacaaatcaaatcaaaaaatacGGTTAAACGTCTCAAATTAGTCTCAAATTTTTACACGAtcttcttaaataaatttctagtAATTAATCGAAGTTTTTTTCCCCcgcaaatatatatttttttatagtaatTTAAGGTCAAAATGTTggccaaaaatcaatttttttttttgagaaatcGCCATTTTGTCACAA
It includes:
- the LOC128253100 gene encoding E3 ubiquitin-protein ligase PPP1R11, with product MAQRQNNEATNGTTTQIIDEADANTPSEAGRTTPTLQLRLEHPRDERRVVFHAGVIDNEHLNRKKSKCCCIYKKPLAFDESSSEDDEDCEHCFGHPEKRRRNAKHSHDHGETPGPDAPSTSAANSSHPPPPAEPVEPVESPDNGKKAAGRVDFEQADSS
- the LOC128253144 gene encoding NADH dehydrogenase [ubiquinone] flavoprotein 1, mitochondrial encodes the protein MAAIVRFNLLTKSQIGAALPVSLQLQRFQSTQAPPPGTPPPQTKTKFGPLADEDRIFTNLYGRHDWRLKGALKRGDWYKTKEIVLKGPDWIVNEIKTSGLRGRGGAGFPSGMKWSFMNKPGDGRPKYLVVNADEGEPGTCKDREIMRHDPHKLVEGCLIAGRAMGAQAAYIYIRGEFYNEASNMQLAIAEAYQAGLIGKNACGTGYDFDVFMHRGAGAYICGEETALIESLEGKQGKPRLKPPFPADVGVFGCPTTVTNVETVAVAPSICRRGGPWFASFGRTRNSGTKLFNISGHVNRPCTVEEEMSIPLKELIERHCGGVTGGWDNLLGVIPGGSSTPIIPKNVCDDVIMDFDGLIAAQTSLGTAAIIVMDKSTDVIKAIARLISFYKHESCGQCTPCREGIGWMNKIMTRFVKGDAQPAEIDMLWEISKQIEGHTICALGDGAAWPVQGLIRHFRPEIEKRMQLHAKRASN